One Aquisediminimonas profunda genomic region harbors:
- the argH gene encoding argininosuccinate lyase encodes MWGGRFAEGPAAVMREINASIPFDKRLWQQDIAASKAHAAMLGATGILSAADAQAICDGLDAVALDYARDGVPEDLALEDIHMVTETRLAEKIGSVAGRLHTARSRNDQVATDFKLWVRDAMDAVASGLRALRWAIVARAEEHADSVMPGFTHLQSAQPVTLGHHLMAWHEMIRRDASRFADARVRLNQCPLGSAALAGTGFPIDRAQTAAVLGFDGPTANSLDSVSDRDFALDYLMAASQCALHLSRMAEEVVIWASQPFGFVALPDAWSTGSSIMPQKRNPDAAELVRGHAGRIIGCTTALMITMKGLPLAYSKDMQDDKPPVFEAHDLLALSLAAMTGMIESLTFRTDRMRALAESGFATATDLADWLVREANVPFREAHHITGQAVKLAEAKGCGLADLALVDLKGIDPRIEEGVFSVLSVDASVMSRTSHGGTAPSGVRTRIAEARMALERNT; translated from the coding sequence ATGTGGGGCGGGCGCTTCGCAGAAGGCCCGGCGGCAGTGATGCGCGAGATAAATGCCTCTATCCCGTTCGACAAGCGGCTTTGGCAGCAGGACATCGCGGCGTCAAAGGCCCATGCAGCCATGCTTGGCGCCACCGGCATCCTGTCGGCGGCCGATGCGCAGGCGATCTGCGATGGACTCGATGCCGTCGCATTGGACTATGCGCGGGACGGCGTTCCGGAAGATCTGGCGCTTGAAGATATCCATATGGTGACGGAAACACGCCTCGCCGAAAAGATTGGGTCCGTCGCCGGGCGCCTTCATACGGCGCGATCCCGCAACGATCAGGTTGCAACAGACTTCAAGCTCTGGGTCCGTGACGCGATGGACGCCGTGGCAAGCGGGCTTCGGGCTTTGCGGTGGGCTATTGTCGCGCGCGCGGAGGAGCATGCAGATTCTGTTATGCCCGGCTTCACGCATCTTCAAAGCGCGCAGCCCGTGACGCTTGGCCATCATTTGATGGCCTGGCACGAAATGATACGGCGCGATGCTTCGCGATTTGCCGATGCGAGAGTGCGACTGAACCAATGCCCGCTAGGGAGCGCGGCACTGGCCGGGACAGGCTTTCCGATTGACCGCGCGCAGACTGCTGCCGTGCTGGGCTTCGATGGGCCGACCGCAAATTCGCTGGACAGCGTTTCCGACCGTGATTTCGCTCTCGACTATCTGATGGCCGCCAGCCAGTGCGCACTGCATCTGTCTCGGATGGCTGAAGAGGTCGTGATTTGGGCCAGCCAGCCTTTCGGATTTGTGGCACTGCCGGATGCCTGGTCGACTGGCAGCTCAATCATGCCACAAAAGCGCAACCCCGATGCAGCCGAACTGGTGCGTGGTCATGCCGGGCGGATCATCGGCTGCACGACGGCCCTGATGATCACCATGAAGGGCCTGCCTCTGGCCTATTCAAAGGACATGCAGGACGACAAGCCGCCGGTTTTTGAAGCCCATGACCTGCTTGCGCTGTCACTTGCGGCGATGACCGGCATGATCGAAAGCCTCACATTCAGGACAGATCGGATGCGGGCACTTGCTGAAAGCGGCTTTGCGACCGCGACCGACCTTGCTGACTGGCTGGTTAGGGAGGCGAACGTCCCATTTCGCGAGGCCCACCATATCACCGGGCAGGCCGTAAAGCTGGCTGAAGCAAAGGGTTGTGGTCTTGCCGATCTTGCGCTTGTCGATTTGAAAGGGATCGATCCGCGGATCGAGGAGGGAGTTTTCAGCGTGCTTTCGGTCGATGCATCGGTCATGAGCCGCACCAGCCATGGCGGGACTGCACCGTCTGGTGTAAGGACTCGGATTGCCGAGGCAAGAATGGCATTGGAACGGAACACATGA
- a CDS encoding GNAT family N-acetyltransferase produces MIPPILQAERMILRPLSLDVWEAYASAWADPRMTTFIGGQPRTRTESWGKFLQGIGLWSLFGYGYWSFTSRETGAFLGSGGLASFERGIPELEGYPEAGWAFIPDAWGQGLATEAIAAVLDWADQSLGHPEIRCIIDAGNVASRRVAEKLGFEPMGEVDFPPGKTQLFQRL; encoded by the coding sequence ATGATCCCGCCCATCCTCCAGGCTGAACGCATGATCCTGCGTCCGCTGTCACTTGATGTCTGGGAGGCTTACGCCTCGGCATGGGCCGATCCGCGGATGACAACATTCATCGGTGGCCAGCCCCGGACGCGGACCGAAAGCTGGGGAAAGTTTCTCCAGGGTATCGGCCTATGGAGCCTGTTTGGGTACGGTTACTGGAGTTTCACATCCCGCGAAACCGGTGCATTCCTCGGAAGTGGCGGCCTTGCCAGTTTCGAGCGTGGCATTCCGGAACTCGAAGGCTATCCCGAAGCAGGATGGGCCTTCATCCCCGATGCCTGGGGGCAGGGTCTTGCCACTGAAGCAATCGCAGCGGTGCTTGACTGGGCGGATCAGTCATTGGGTCACCCGGAAATCCGCTGCATCATTGATGCGGGGAACGTCGCCTCGCGGCGAGTGGCCGAAAAGCTTGGATTTGAGCCCATGGGTGAAGTCGATTTCCCACCGGGCAAGACGCAGCTCTTTCAACGTCTGTGA
- a CDS encoding ribose-phosphate pyrophosphokinase, which translates to MFDEFFDEGPVNPGAPLFDVALVERLLQDAARNGKAVSYSELLLELGYRFSRPKMRALCKVLDEIDRRGAARGEPELAALVVREGDGLPGQGWWVGRRDYAGAWTGPEARAFLSQVQDKTFSFWKRRAKGRA; encoded by the coding sequence ATGTTTGATGAATTCTTCGATGAAGGCCCCGTCAACCCAGGCGCGCCACTGTTCGATGTCGCGCTGGTTGAACGACTTCTGCAGGATGCCGCCCGGAACGGGAAGGCTGTAAGTTACTCCGAACTTCTGCTTGAGCTCGGCTATCGCTTCAGTCGACCAAAGATGCGGGCCTTATGCAAGGTGCTCGACGAAATCGACCGGCGCGGTGCTGCGCGCGGAGAGCCGGAACTGGCAGCGCTTGTTGTGCGCGAGGGTGATGGTTTGCCGGGGCAAGGCTGGTGGGTCGGCCGCCGTGACTATGCAGGGGCATGGACCGGGCCAGAGGCTCGTGCATTCCTGTCTCAGGTCCAGGACAAGACCTTTTCCTTCTGGAAGCGACGTGCAAAGGGCAGGGCATGA
- a CDS encoding TlpA family protein disulfide reductase — MRLEIFGLLGSCALLLAGCDKQSAPAPQAEGAPSAQSDAPAGPEQAGTVDMSHRGEAMPSVVFEDPKGLPATLADFKGKPLLVNLWATWCGPCVAEMPTLDTIAGREAARLQVVVISQDSNRALVDSWWAKRSLPHLKPYLDAKSDLGFAYNTGMLPTTILYDAKGKEVWRVIGSMNWDGPRANTLLAEILEAGN; from the coding sequence TTGCGACTGGAAATCTTCGGCCTCCTCGGGAGTTGCGCCCTACTGCTGGCGGGGTGCGATAAGCAATCTGCCCCTGCACCGCAAGCCGAGGGCGCACCATCGGCCCAATCGGACGCCCCCGCGGGCCCGGAACAGGCTGGCACTGTCGACATGTCGCATCGCGGCGAGGCAATGCCGTCTGTCGTGTTCGAGGACCCGAAGGGCCTGCCAGCGACGCTTGCTGACTTCAAGGGCAAGCCGCTGCTCGTCAATCTCTGGGCCACCTGGTGCGGGCCTTGCGTTGCCGAAATGCCGACGCTCGACACCATTGCCGGTCGCGAAGCAGCGCGTCTGCAGGTTGTGGTCATCAGCCAGGACAGCAACCGTGCGCTCGTCGATAGTTGGTGGGCGAAGCGGTCGCTTCCCCATCTCAAACCGTATCTCGACGCAAAAAGCGACCTCGGCTTTGCTTACAATACCGGAATGCTGCCTACGACGATTCTCTATGACGCCAAAGGCAAGGAGGTCTGGCGCGTCATTGGCAGCATGAATTGGGACGGACCCCGCGCGAACACCTTGCTCGCGGAAATCCTCGAAGCTGGAAACTAG
- a CDS encoding NAD(P)H-dependent flavin oxidoreductase, whose amino-acid sequence MTLPSPLFDRLRLPVIGSPLFIVSGPELVIAQCKAGIVGSFPALNARPQAQLDEWLHQITEELAAHNRANPDRPAAPYAVNQIVHRSNDRLDADVATCAKWQVPITITSLGAREELNQAVHSWGGIALHDVIDDRFARKAIEKGADGLIPVAAGAGGHAGRLSPFAFVSELREWFDGPIALSGAIATGRSILAALAVGADLAYIGTPWIATKEANADPNYKQGIVEGRASDIVYSNLFTGVHGNYLRGSIERAGLDPDNLPEGDLKTMNFGSGGNTKAKAWKDIWGSGQGIGAVTAVDTVADRVDRLEAEFNVAKAELAAKLR is encoded by the coding sequence ATGACATTGCCATCTCCGCTGTTCGATCGCCTGCGGCTTCCGGTCATAGGCTCTCCCCTCTTCATCGTATCCGGTCCGGAACTGGTCATTGCACAGTGCAAGGCCGGAATAGTCGGTTCCTTCCCGGCCCTGAACGCGCGCCCGCAAGCGCAGCTTGACGAATGGCTTCATCAGATCACCGAAGAACTGGCCGCGCACAATCGCGCCAACCCGGATCGGCCGGCTGCTCCCTATGCCGTCAACCAGATCGTCCACCGCTCGAACGACAGGCTTGATGCCGATGTTGCGACATGCGCGAAATGGCAGGTGCCAATCACAATTACGTCTCTGGGGGCGCGTGAAGAACTGAATCAGGCGGTCCACTCTTGGGGCGGCATCGCCCTGCATGACGTCATTGATGATCGTTTTGCGCGCAAGGCCATCGAAAAGGGAGCGGACGGGCTGATTCCTGTTGCGGCCGGTGCAGGGGGACATGCAGGCCGGCTGTCGCCATTCGCATTTGTATCCGAACTGCGCGAATGGTTTGATGGACCGATTGCGCTTTCAGGTGCCATTGCGACGGGTCGTTCGATCCTGGCCGCGCTCGCCGTCGGCGCTGACCTTGCCTATATCGGCACGCCGTGGATCGCGACCAAGGAGGCCAATGCCGATCCCAACTACAAGCAGGGGATCGTTGAAGGCAGGGCTTCCGATATCGTCTATTCGAACCTCTTTACCGGTGTTCATGGAAATTATTTGCGCGGCTCTATCGAGCGTGCAGGCCTTGATCCGGACAATCTGCCCGAAGGCGATTTGAAAACCATGAACTTCGGTTCTGGCGGCAATACAAAGGCAAAGGCCTGGAAGGATATCTGGGGCTCGGGCCAGGGAATCGGCGCCGTCACGGCCGTCGATACTGTGGCTGATCGTGTTGATCGGCTTGAAGCCGAGTTCAATGTGGCAAAGGCGGAACTGGCAGCAAAACTTCGCTAG
- a CDS encoding aromatic ring-hydroxylating oxygenase subunit alpha yields the protein MVETLTGTNRSKGLTYDELLDMDTHLVPTKLREDSPLEPGPTIVNPSIYYSRDFFDLEVERLWKRVWQLACHEDDIPNVGDTLVYDIASLSYIIVRTGKDEIKAFPNACLHRGRALATEDASGLHEFRCPFHGWAWKLDGTLKEVPCQWDFPSVSAKTHSLPSVQVGRWGGFVFINPDDKAGPLKEFLGDINRHFEPIPFERRYKSAHVAKKLRCNWKVAQEAFMEAYHVVATHPTLLPVMGDANSKYDVFGNMSRAISPNGLLSPHVNPELVADPVEGATAYTKIRHALSGNIYERLAFGRVKVTARDGTSGIFDEAAHHLEGELDHADIQLCNWVGGALAEGMENEPDTTTVGPVPDRRKAAADAQRALWRERLGSEVDQVSDAEFVDTIYYNVFPNISPWGCFNPIFYRFRPYGDNPEECIHETMLMLPVPQGEERPAPAKIHWLDFDDDYVEAPELGMLAKVFNQDVVNLPHVQKGMKSIKSKEIVFANYGETKIRHFHKLLKEWLSR from the coding sequence GTGGTAGAAACATTGACGGGAACCAACCGGTCCAAGGGCCTGACCTACGACGAACTGCTGGACATGGACACGCACCTCGTTCCGACAAAGTTGCGAGAGGATTCTCCACTTGAACCCGGGCCAACGATCGTCAACCCGAGTATCTATTATTCGCGGGACTTCTTTGATCTTGAGGTTGAGCGGCTCTGGAAGCGCGTTTGGCAACTGGCTTGCCATGAAGATGACATCCCGAATGTTGGCGACACTCTGGTCTATGACATTGCGAGCCTGTCCTACATCATCGTTCGCACAGGAAAAGACGAAATCAAGGCATTCCCCAATGCTTGCCTTCATCGCGGACGGGCGCTTGCCACTGAGGACGCATCCGGCCTGCATGAGTTTCGCTGTCCTTTTCATGGCTGGGCCTGGAAACTTGATGGAACATTAAAGGAAGTGCCCTGCCAATGGGACTTCCCTTCGGTCAGTGCCAAGACTCACAGTCTTCCGTCGGTGCAGGTGGGGCGCTGGGGGGGATTCGTGTTCATAAATCCGGACGACAAGGCCGGGCCGCTGAAGGAATTTCTGGGCGATATCAACCGGCACTTCGAGCCAATTCCATTTGAACGCCGCTACAAGTCAGCTCATGTCGCCAAAAAACTTCGGTGCAACTGGAAGGTGGCGCAGGAGGCCTTCATGGAAGCGTATCACGTCGTGGCTACGCACCCGACGCTGCTGCCAGTGATGGGAGACGCAAACAGCAAGTATGACGTTTTCGGAAACATGTCCCGTGCCATCTCCCCAAATGGGCTTCTCAGCCCCCACGTGAATCCCGAACTGGTGGCAGACCCTGTCGAAGGCGCGACCGCCTACACGAAAATCCGGCATGCCCTCTCGGGCAATATATATGAACGGCTCGCATTTGGTCGCGTCAAGGTCACCGCTCGCGATGGAACGAGTGGCATTTTTGATGAGGCCGCCCATCACCTTGAGGGCGAGCTTGATCATGCTGACATCCAGTTGTGCAATTGGGTTGGCGGAGCGTTAGCGGAAGGCATGGAAAATGAACCAGATACGACGACCGTTGGTCCCGTCCCGGATCGACGCAAGGCCGCAGCGGACGCGCAGCGCGCACTTTGGCGCGAACGGCTCGGGTCTGAAGTCGACCAAGTGAGCGATGCCGAGTTTGTCGACACAATCTATTACAATGTGTTCCCCAATATCAGCCCGTGGGGATGCTTCAATCCGATCTTTTACCGCTTCCGACCCTATGGCGACAATCCGGAGGAATGCATTCATGAAACCATGTTGATGCTGCCTGTTCCTCAGGGAGAGGAGCGGCCCGCTCCGGCAAAAATACACTGGCTGGATTTTGACGATGATTATGTCGAAGCGCCGGAGTTGGGAATGCTTGCGAAGGTGTTCAATCAGGACGTGGTCAATCTGCCCCATGTTCAGAAGGGAATGAAATCCATCAAATCAAAGGAAATTGTCTTTGCGAACTATGGCGAGACAAAGATTCGCCATTTCCACAAGCTGCTCAAGGAGTGGCTGAGCCGCTGA